From the genome of Romeriopsis navalis LEGE 11480, one region includes:
- a CDS encoding prohibitin family protein, with translation MNLNSSRQPIILTLIGLLAILVLNTVVIINPGQAGVLSILGRAQDGALLEGLHLKPPLISNVDIYDLTVQKFEVPAQSSTKDLQNLSASFAINFRLDPLQIVDIRRTQGSLQNIVNKIIAPQTQESFKIAAAIRTVEQAITQRNELKQDFDQALGERLNKYGILVLDTSVVDLNFSPEFSKAVEEKQIAEQRAQRAVYVAQEASQEAEANVNRAKGQAEAQRLLRETLTAEILEKQAIEKWDGKFPQVMGGNGAVPFLNIDMQGMSAKK, from the coding sequence ATGAATCTGAATTCCTCAAGACAGCCGATTATTCTGACGTTGATTGGTTTGTTGGCGATCCTCGTCCTGAATACTGTGGTGATTATTAACCCGGGCCAAGCGGGTGTCCTCAGTATTTTGGGACGAGCCCAGGATGGCGCATTGCTAGAAGGCTTACATCTGAAGCCGCCTCTAATTTCAAATGTTGATATATATGATCTGACGGTGCAGAAGTTTGAAGTTCCGGCTCAGAGTTCGACCAAAGATTTGCAGAATCTCTCCGCCAGTTTCGCGATCAACTTTCGGCTTGACCCCTTGCAAATTGTCGATATTCGTCGGACACAGGGCAGTTTGCAGAATATTGTGAATAAAATCATCGCACCCCAAACGCAGGAATCATTCAAGATCGCCGCCGCGATCCGGACGGTAGAGCAAGCGATCACGCAGCGGAATGAGCTAAAGCAGGACTTCGACCAAGCCTTAGGGGAACGCTTGAACAAGTACGGGATTCTGGTGCTGGATACCAGTGTGGTGGATTTGAACTTCTCTCCCGAGTTCTCTAAGGCCGTGGAAGAAAAGCAGATTGCCGAACAGCGTGCCCAGCGGGCAGTCTATGTTGCCCAGGAAGCCTCCCAGGAAGCGGAAGCCAACGTTAACCGAGCCAAAGGTCAAGCTGAGGCCCAGCGACTACTGCGTGAAACCCTGACCGCAGAGATTCTGGAGAAGCAGGCGATCGAGAAGTGGGATGGTAAGTTCCCGCAGGTGATGGGCGGTAATGGGGCTGTCCCGTTTCTTAACATCGATATGCAGGGAATGTCGGCGAAGAAGTAG
- a CDS encoding tetratricopeptide repeat protein, which produces MSKSIKLLRNAFLLPLLGGIVLTVPSVAMAQFAPVDSTLSKFAQSAFVQAGKLYKAGLAKQKRGDMQGAIVDYNNAIRIYPKSAVLYVNRGAARRALRNYQGAIADYNKAIQLDPQRPMAYNNRGLVYSLLRQHKQAFSDFSKAIQLDADRPMFYTNRGIVRRAVKDYKGAVADYNKALSLDPRYADAYNNRGVVRLSLKNYRSAAADFTQGIKLNPRNANAYNNLGLAKLAMKDYQGAIVNLTQALKLNPDMPKAYYFRGIARIKTGNKQLGVADIRKSRAMLKQQGNRNLKVNTTFDDE; this is translated from the coding sequence TCTTAGGTGGCATTGTTTTGACTGTGCCGTCCGTGGCGATGGCGCAATTCGCGCCAGTTGACTCAACGTTATCTAAGTTCGCTCAGTCGGCCTTTGTGCAAGCGGGAAAACTCTACAAGGCTGGTCTTGCGAAGCAAAAACGCGGTGATATGCAAGGCGCGATCGTTGACTATAACAACGCGATTCGGATTTATCCTAAAAGTGCCGTTTTGTATGTCAATCGCGGTGCCGCCCGTCGAGCGTTGCGCAACTATCAGGGGGCGATCGCCGACTATAACAAGGCGATTCAGCTTGATCCGCAGCGACCGATGGCCTACAACAACCGTGGTCTAGTTTATAGTTTGCTCCGTCAGCATAAACAGGCATTCTCGGATTTTAGTAAAGCGATTCAGCTAGATGCGGATCGCCCCATGTTTTATACCAATCGCGGCATTGTCCGGCGGGCGGTGAAGGACTATAAGGGGGCTGTAGCTGACTACAACAAAGCGCTTAGCCTCGATCCGCGCTATGCCGATGCCTATAACAATCGCGGTGTGGTACGGCTCTCGCTGAAGAACTATCGGAGCGCCGCGGCCGACTTCACGCAAGGCATTAAACTCAATCCTCGTAATGCTAATGCCTACAACAACTTGGGCTTGGCGAAACTCGCCATGAAGGATTACCAGGGGGCGATTGTTAACTTGACGCAGGCGCTCAAGCTCAATCCTGACATGCCGAAAGCCTATTATTTCCGGGGTATTGCGCGAATCAAAACTGGGAATAAGCAGCTTGGGGTAGCCGATATTCGAAAATCCCGAGCAATGCTGAAGCAACAGGGCAATCGTAATTTGAAGGTGAATACGACATTTGATGACGAATAG